One Agrococcus jenensis genomic region harbors:
- a CDS encoding SDR family NAD(P)-dependent oxidoreductase has translation MSLIDLTGKVAVITGGGSGIGRITATLFASLGAQAVVSDIADTAHETVAAIEGDGGTASAHIGDIGDAAVADAIVAAAVERYGRLDVLVNNAGIMDHFAGAATVDDALWDRVLRVNLSAPFYLTRAALRVMLPQGSGSIVNIASEAGIRGAAAGAAYTASKHGLIGLTRNTAYTYAKRGIRANAICPGGVETNVMTADIQQHIDQEGIGALTPVHQSAMRVAQPIEQANLAAFLASDAASNVSGAIIPNDGGWSAG, from the coding sequence ATGAGCCTCATCGACCTCACCGGCAAGGTCGCCGTCATCACCGGCGGCGGCAGCGGCATCGGCCGCATCACCGCGACCCTCTTCGCGAGCCTCGGAGCGCAGGCGGTGGTGAGCGACATCGCCGACACCGCGCACGAGACCGTCGCGGCGATCGAGGGCGACGGCGGCACCGCATCCGCGCACATCGGCGACATCGGCGACGCCGCGGTCGCCGATGCCATCGTCGCGGCGGCGGTCGAGCGCTACGGGCGGCTCGACGTGCTCGTGAACAACGCCGGGATCATGGACCACTTCGCGGGCGCCGCCACCGTCGACGACGCGCTGTGGGACCGGGTGCTGCGGGTCAACCTCTCCGCGCCCTTCTACCTCACGCGCGCGGCGCTGCGGGTGATGCTGCCGCAGGGCTCGGGCTCGATCGTGAACATCGCGAGCGAGGCGGGCATCCGCGGCGCGGCGGCGGGCGCGGCCTACACCGCGTCGAAGCACGGCCTCATCGGACTCACCCGCAACACCGCCTACACGTACGCGAAGCGGGGCATCCGGGCGAACGCCATCTGCCCGGGCGGCGTCGAGACGAACGTCATGACCGCCGACATCCAGCAGCACATCGACCAGGAGGGCATCGGCGCGCTCACGCCGGTGCACCAGTCGGCGATGCGCGTCGCGCAGCCGATCGAGCAGGCGAACCTCGCGGCGTTCCTCGCCTCCGACGCCGCGAGCAACGTCAGCGGCGCGATCATCCCCAACGACGGCGGCTGGTCGGCCGGCTGA
- a CDS encoding gamma carbonic anhydrase family protein produces MTVHERATIIPLPGRTPHLPKSALVMPGAVIAGAVSLGERVGIWPGASLRAEEEPITIGEDSNVQDSCSLHVDHGSPLRIGARVSIGHNAVVHGCTVEDDVLIGMHATVMNGAVIGTGSIIAAGALVTEGTVIPEHSLVAGVPGKVRRETTEDERRGIARNADVYSTRIRLYADAIHTH; encoded by the coding sequence ATGACCGTCCACGAGCGCGCCACGATCATCCCGCTGCCTGGCCGCACCCCGCACCTGCCGAAGTCGGCGCTCGTCATGCCTGGCGCCGTCATCGCGGGCGCGGTCTCGCTCGGCGAGCGGGTGGGCATCTGGCCGGGCGCGAGCCTGCGCGCCGAGGAGGAGCCGATCACGATCGGCGAGGACAGCAACGTGCAGGACTCCTGCTCGCTCCACGTCGACCACGGCTCGCCGCTGCGCATCGGCGCTCGCGTCTCGATCGGCCACAACGCGGTCGTGCACGGCTGCACCGTCGAGGATGACGTGCTCATCGGGATGCACGCGACCGTCATGAACGGCGCGGTGATCGGCACCGGCTCGATCATCGCCGCCGGCGCGCTCGTCACCGAGGGCACCGTCATCCCCGAGCACTCGCTCGTCGCGGGCGTGCCGGGCAAGGTGCGCCGCGAGACGACCGAGGACGAGCGCCGCGGCATCGCGCGGAACGCCGACGTCTACAGCACGCGCATCCGGCTCTACGCCGACGCCATCCACACGCACTGA
- a CDS encoding bifunctional methylenetetrahydrofolate dehydrogenase/methenyltetrahydrofolate cyclohydrolase — protein sequence MTAQILDGNRTAAAIKEELRDRVTGLQAKGLTPGLGTLLVGDDPASQSYVKGKHRDCADVGITSIRVDLPHGASTADVRAAIRDLNEAREVTGYIVQLPLPPGHDEHAMLELMDPAKDADGLHPVNLGRLVLGVDGPIDSPLPCTPAGIVRMLRHHDIEIAGATVAVVGRGLTVGRPLGLLLTRKGIDATVTLCHSRTPDLAAQVREADIVVAAVGVPGLIKADWVKPGAAVLDVGITRGLSAETGRVKLLGDVDPGVREVAGWVSPVPGGVGPMTRVMLLDNVVQMAEKAVRSR from the coding sequence ATGACCGCGCAGATCCTCGACGGCAACCGCACGGCAGCCGCGATCAAGGAGGAGCTCCGCGACCGCGTCACGGGGCTGCAGGCGAAGGGCCTCACGCCCGGGCTCGGCACCCTCCTGGTGGGCGACGATCCGGCGAGCCAGTCCTACGTCAAGGGCAAGCACCGCGACTGCGCCGACGTCGGCATCACGTCGATCCGCGTCGACCTGCCGCACGGCGCGTCGACCGCCGACGTGCGCGCCGCCATCCGCGACCTCAACGAGGCGCGCGAGGTGACGGGCTACATCGTGCAGCTGCCGCTGCCGCCCGGGCACGACGAGCACGCGATGCTCGAGCTCATGGATCCGGCGAAGGACGCCGACGGCCTCCACCCGGTCAACCTCGGCAGGCTCGTGCTCGGCGTCGACGGCCCGATCGACTCGCCGCTGCCCTGCACGCCGGCGGGCATCGTGCGGATGCTGCGGCACCACGACATCGAGATCGCCGGCGCGACCGTCGCGGTCGTCGGCCGCGGGCTCACCGTCGGTCGGCCGCTCGGCCTGCTGCTGACCCGCAAGGGCATCGACGCGACCGTGACGCTCTGCCACTCGCGCACGCCCGACCTCGCCGCGCAGGTGCGCGAGGCCGACATCGTCGTCGCGGCGGTCGGCGTGCCGGGGCTCATCAAGGCGGACTGGGTGAAGCCGGGCGCGGCGGTGCTCGACGTGGGCATCACGCGCGGGCTCTCGGCCGAGACGGGCCGCGTGAAGCTGCTCGGCGACGTCGACCCGGGCGTGCGCGAGGTCGCCGGATGGGTGTCGCCGGTCCCCGGCGGCGTCGGCCCGATGACGCGCGTCATGCTGCTCGACAACGTCGTGCAGATGGCGGAGAAGGCCGTCCGCTCCCGCTGA
- the glyA gene encoding serine hydroxymethyltransferase, giving the protein MSDRLPSSFNSPLLEVDPEIAAVLQQELDRQRDYLEMIASENFVPVAVLEAAGSVLTNKYAEGYPGRRYYGGCEAVDIAESLAIERAKSLFGAAFANVQPHSGATANAAVLHAIARPGDTILGLSLDHGGHLTHGMKINFSGRLYDIVAYGVDPETSRVDMEEVRRLAVEHKPKVIIAGWSAYPRQLDFAAFRAIADEVGALLWVDMAHFAGLVAAGLHPNPVEHAHVVSSTVHKTIGGPRSGFILTNDADIAKKINSAVFPGQQGGPLMHVIAAKATAFKLAASEEFKERQERTIRGAQILAERLMQQDVADAGISVRSNGTDVHLVLVDLREAAIDGKQAEDLLHEIQITVNRNAVPNDPRPPMVTSGLRIGTPALATRGFGDEEFTEVADVIALALQPGADLPALRTRVQALAQALPLYPGVGPSGQPEVVHELGSSVER; this is encoded by the coding sequence GTGTCCGACCGCCTCCCCTCGTCCTTCAACAGCCCGCTGCTCGAGGTCGATCCCGAGATCGCCGCCGTGCTGCAGCAGGAGCTCGACCGCCAGCGCGACTACCTCGAGATGATCGCGAGCGAGAACTTCGTGCCCGTCGCCGTGCTCGAGGCCGCCGGCAGCGTGCTCACGAACAAGTACGCCGAGGGCTACCCCGGCCGTCGCTACTACGGCGGCTGCGAGGCCGTCGACATCGCCGAGTCGCTCGCGATCGAGCGCGCGAAGTCGCTCTTCGGCGCCGCGTTCGCCAACGTGCAGCCCCACTCGGGCGCGACCGCCAACGCGGCCGTGCTGCACGCGATCGCCCGCCCCGGCGACACGATCCTCGGCCTCTCGCTCGACCACGGCGGCCACCTCACGCACGGCATGAAGATCAACTTCTCCGGCCGGCTCTACGACATCGTCGCCTACGGCGTCGACCCCGAGACGAGCCGCGTCGACATGGAGGAGGTGCGCCGCCTCGCCGTCGAGCACAAGCCGAAGGTCATCATCGCCGGCTGGTCGGCCTACCCGCGCCAGCTCGACTTCGCCGCGTTCCGCGCGATCGCCGACGAGGTCGGCGCGCTGCTCTGGGTCGACATGGCGCACTTCGCCGGACTCGTCGCCGCCGGGCTGCACCCCAACCCGGTCGAGCACGCGCACGTCGTCTCGTCGACCGTGCACAAGACCATCGGCGGGCCCCGCTCGGGCTTCATCCTCACGAACGACGCCGACATCGCGAAGAAGATCAACTCGGCCGTCTTCCCGGGCCAGCAGGGCGGCCCGCTCATGCACGTCATCGCCGCGAAGGCCACGGCGTTCAAGCTCGCCGCGAGCGAGGAGTTCAAGGAGCGCCAGGAGCGCACGATCCGCGGTGCCCAGATCCTCGCCGAGCGCCTCATGCAGCAGGACGTGGCGGACGCGGGCATCTCGGTGCGCTCGAACGGCACCGACGTGCACCTCGTGCTCGTCGACCTCCGCGAGGCCGCGATCGACGGCAAGCAGGCCGAGGACCTCCTGCACGAGATCCAGATCACCGTCAACCGCAACGCGGTGCCGAACGACCCGCGGCCGCCGATGGTGACGAGCGGTCTCCGCATCGGCACGCCGGCGCTCGCGACCCGCGGCTTCGGCGACGAGGAGTTCACCGAGGTGGCCGACGTCATCGCGCTCGCGCTGCAGCCGGGCGCCGACCTGCCCGCGCTCCGCACGCGCGTGCAGGCGCTCGCCCAGGCGCTGCCGCTCTACCCCGGCGTCGGCCCGAGCGGCCAGCCCGAGGTGGTGCACGAGCTCGGATCGAGCGTCGAGCGATGA
- a CDS encoding bifunctional proline dehydrogenase/L-glutamate gamma-semialdehyde dehydrogenase, protein MGAAATEHSIEQITEQGTEPQDAAAQAAAQQGTAQEGTAAHAELESLRTLAPAIVAQVRTWLEQAEQIPADASAEQLAGVLRDPAGLEFAVRFVDGVVRPEDVHVAAQTLREIAGKAPAFLPWPMRQALKLGGGVAPLAPHVVVPIARRVLREMVGHLIIDATDARLGAAIARIRGTGARLNVNLLGEAVLGDREAERRIEGTRALIERPDVDYVSIKVSATTAPHQPWAFDAAVEHVIERLLPLYRRAAATGTFINLDMEEYKDLEMTMAVFTRILEEPGLETYEGGIVLQAYLPDALPAMERLQTWAAERIANGGAPVKVRLVKGANLPMERVESSLHDWPLATWHTKQDSDTHYKRVLAWALTPERVRAVRLGVAGHNLFDVAFAWLLAKQRGVEAGLEFEMLLGMAQGQAEVVRRDVGGLLLYTPVVHPAEFDVAIAYLIRRLEEGASRENFMSAVFELAKDEHLFERERDRFLASLEGLAAEAPATHRIQDRTDAPTQVAEHGFRNAPDTDPSLPANQAWAAGIRERARDSRIGIDLVEAATLRDAAALESTIETAIAANADWRALSGDERAAILHRAGAELEARRAELMEVAAAEAGKTLDQSDPEVSEAIDFAHYYAERARDLDRVDGAVAVPARLIAVTPPWNFPIAIPAGSTLAALASGASVIVKPARATARTGAAMVEALWAAGVPKEVLQLVQLGARELGDALIGDPRVDRVILTGGFETAQGFRRIRPDLQLLAETSGKNAIIVTPSADYDLAAKDIVASAFGHAGQKCSAASLAILVGQAGRSKRLHNQLVDGVRSLTIGMPWEPTAQMGPIIAPAEGKLLEGLTTLGEGESWVIEPKRLDGDGKLWSPGVRAGVRRGSEYHRTEYFGPILGIMRVETLEEAIAVVNEVDYGLTSGIHSLDVDEIGTWLDTIEAGNLYVNRGITGAIVQRQPFGGWKRSVVGPTTKAGGPSYLMPLVDWRTAEARQVEAIELPAVQAIVDAVDTLARPADASVTVDEAAALRRAAGSDQHVWATELGVAIDVQRLSAERDILRHLPMPGVVIRLAEGGRVAQLARTVAAALRAGAEVRVSTAVEPAPAVRAALASASIPVTIEDDAAFGRSAARLEQGRIRYLAADDSVADGVRALAEAVDGRPDLAIIAHAVTESGRLELLPFLREQAVAITAHRFGTPNHLTDGLI, encoded by the coding sequence ATGGGCGCAGCCGCCACCGAGCACAGCATCGAGCAGATCACCGAGCAGGGCACCGAGCCGCAGGACGCCGCGGCGCAGGCCGCCGCGCAGCAGGGCACCGCACAGGAGGGCACCGCAGCGCACGCCGAGCTCGAGAGCCTCCGGACCCTCGCTCCGGCGATCGTCGCGCAGGTGCGCACGTGGCTCGAGCAGGCCGAGCAGATCCCCGCCGACGCGAGCGCCGAGCAGCTCGCCGGCGTGCTGCGCGACCCGGCGGGCCTCGAGTTCGCGGTGCGCTTCGTCGACGGCGTCGTGCGTCCGGAGGACGTGCACGTCGCCGCGCAGACCCTCCGCGAGATCGCCGGCAAGGCGCCGGCGTTCCTGCCCTGGCCGATGCGCCAGGCGCTCAAGCTGGGCGGCGGCGTGGCGCCGCTCGCCCCGCACGTCGTCGTGCCGATCGCGCGGCGCGTGCTCCGCGAGATGGTCGGCCACCTCATCATCGACGCGACAGACGCGCGCCTCGGCGCGGCGATCGCGCGCATCCGCGGCACCGGCGCCCGGCTGAACGTGAACCTGCTCGGCGAGGCGGTGCTGGGCGACCGCGAGGCGGAGCGCCGCATCGAGGGCACGCGCGCGCTCATCGAGCGCCCCGATGTCGACTACGTCTCGATCAAGGTGTCGGCGACGACCGCGCCGCACCAGCCGTGGGCGTTCGACGCCGCGGTCGAGCACGTCATCGAGCGCCTGCTGCCGCTCTACCGTCGCGCGGCCGCGACCGGCACCTTCATCAACCTCGACATGGAGGAGTACAAGGACCTCGAGATGACCATGGCGGTCTTCACGCGGATCCTCGAGGAGCCGGGCCTCGAGACCTACGAGGGCGGCATCGTGCTGCAGGCCTACCTGCCCGACGCGCTGCCCGCGATGGAGCGGCTGCAGACCTGGGCGGCCGAGCGCATCGCGAACGGCGGGGCGCCCGTGAAGGTGCGCCTCGTCAAGGGCGCGAACCTGCCGATGGAGCGGGTCGAGTCGTCGCTGCACGACTGGCCGCTCGCGACCTGGCACACGAAGCAGGACAGCGACACCCACTACAAGCGCGTGCTCGCCTGGGCGCTCACGCCCGAGCGCGTGCGCGCCGTGCGGCTCGGCGTCGCCGGCCACAACCTCTTCGACGTCGCCTTCGCGTGGCTGCTCGCGAAGCAGCGCGGCGTCGAGGCCGGCCTCGAGTTCGAGATGCTGCTCGGCATGGCGCAGGGGCAGGCCGAGGTCGTCCGCCGCGACGTCGGCGGGCTGCTGCTCTACACGCCGGTCGTGCACCCCGCCGAGTTCGACGTCGCGATCGCCTACCTGATCCGTCGCCTCGAGGAGGGCGCGAGCCGCGAGAACTTCATGTCGGCCGTGTTCGAGCTCGCGAAGGACGAGCACCTCTTCGAGCGCGAGCGCGACCGCTTCCTCGCCTCGCTCGAGGGGCTCGCCGCCGAGGCGCCCGCGACCCACCGCATCCAGGACCGCACCGATGCGCCCACGCAGGTCGCCGAGCACGGCTTCCGCAACGCCCCCGACACCGACCCGTCGCTGCCCGCGAACCAGGCGTGGGCCGCGGGCATCCGCGAGCGGGCCCGCGACTCGCGGATCGGCATCGACCTCGTCGAGGCCGCGACGCTGCGCGACGCGGCAGCGCTCGAGTCGACCATCGAGACCGCGATCGCGGCGAACGCCGACTGGCGCGCGCTCTCGGGCGACGAGCGCGCCGCCATCCTGCACCGGGCGGGCGCCGAGCTCGAGGCCCGCAGGGCAGAGCTCATGGAGGTCGCCGCGGCCGAGGCCGGCAAGACGCTCGACCAGTCCGACCCCGAGGTCTCCGAGGCGATCGACTTCGCGCACTACTACGCCGAGCGCGCCCGCGACCTCGACCGCGTCGACGGCGCCGTCGCGGTGCCGGCACGGCTCATCGCGGTCACCCCGCCGTGGAACTTCCCGATCGCGATCCCCGCGGGCTCCACCCTCGCGGCCCTCGCCTCCGGCGCATCCGTCATCGTGAAGCCCGCGCGCGCCACCGCGCGCACCGGTGCCGCGATGGTCGAGGCGCTCTGGGCGGCCGGCGTGCCGAAGGAGGTGCTGCAGCTCGTGCAGCTCGGCGCTCGAGAGCTGGGCGACGCGCTCATCGGCGACCCGCGCGTCGACCGCGTCATCCTCACGGGCGGGTTCGAGACCGCGCAGGGCTTCCGGCGCATCCGCCCCGACCTGCAGCTGCTCGCCGAGACGAGCGGCAAGAACGCCATCATCGTCACGCCCTCGGCCGACTACGACCTGGCGGCGAAGGACATCGTCGCGAGCGCGTTCGGCCACGCCGGCCAGAAGTGCTCGGCCGCGTCGCTCGCCATCCTCGTCGGGCAGGCGGGCCGCTCGAAGCGCCTGCACAACCAGCTCGTCGACGGCGTGCGCTCGCTGACGATCGGCATGCCGTGGGAGCCGACCGCGCAGATGGGCCCGATCATCGCGCCGGCTGAGGGCAAGCTGCTCGAGGGGCTCACGACGCTGGGCGAGGGGGAGTCGTGGGTCATCGAGCCGAAGCGGCTCGACGGCGACGGCAAGCTGTGGAGCCCCGGCGTGCGCGCCGGCGTGCGCCGCGGCAGCGAGTACCACCGCACCGAGTACTTCGGCCCGATCCTGGGCATCATGCGCGTCGAGACGCTCGAGGAGGCGATCGCGGTCGTGAACGAGGTCGACTACGGCCTCACGTCGGGCATCCACTCGCTCGACGTCGACGAGATCGGCACCTGGCTCGACACGATCGAGGCGGGCAACCTCTACGTCAACCGCGGCATCACCGGCGCGATCGTGCAGCGGCAGCCGTTCGGCGGCTGGAAGCGCTCGGTCGTCGGCCCGACCACGAAGGCGGGCGGTCCGAGCTACCTCATGCCGCTCGTCGACTGGCGCACGGCCGAGGCGCGGCAGGTCGAGGCCATCGAGCTGCCCGCGGTGCAGGCGATCGTCGACGCGGTCGACACGCTCGCGCGGCCGGCGGATGCGTCGGTCACAGTGGACGAGGCCGCGGCGCTCCGGCGCGCGGCCGGCAGCGACCAGCACGTCTGGGCGACCGAGCTGGGCGTCGCGATCGACGTGCAGCGGCTCTCCGCCGAGCGCGACATCCTGCGCCACCTGCCGATGCCGGGCGTCGTCATCCGCCTCGCGGAGGGCGGCCGCGTCGCGCAGCTCGCGCGCACCGTCGCCGCGGCGCTGCGCGCCGGTGCCGAGGTGCGGGTGTCGACGGCCGTCGAGCCCGCGCCGGCGGTGCGGGCGGCGCTCGCCTCGGCGAGCATCCCGGTGACGATCGAGGACGACGCCGCCTTCGGTCGCTCGGCCGCGCGGCTCGAGCAGGGACGCATCCGCTACCTCGCCGCGGACGACTCGGTCGCGGACGGCGTGCGTGCGCTCGCCGAGGCGGTCGACGGCCGCCCCGACCTGGCGATCATCGCCCACGCGGTGACGGAGTCCGGGCGGCTCGAGCTGCTGCCGTTCCTGCGGGAGCAGGCGGTCGCCATCACGGCGCACCGCTTCGGCACGCCGAACCACCTCACGGACGGGCTCATCTAG
- a CDS encoding A1S_2505 family phage non-structural protein has protein sequence MRIEALEPHQVFVFGSNASGHHGAGAARMALERFGAVWGEGHGLHGQSYAIDTMSGLPTIEREVQAFLAFAAEHPELELLVTEIGCGIAGYTPEQIAPLFLGGPGNVVLPERFRAVLERD, from the coding sequence ATGAGGATCGAGGCGCTGGAGCCGCACCAGGTGTTCGTCTTCGGATCGAACGCGTCCGGGCACCACGGGGCGGGAGCCGCGCGCATGGCGCTCGAGCGCTTCGGCGCCGTGTGGGGCGAGGGGCACGGGCTGCACGGCCAGTCCTACGCGATCGACACGATGAGCGGCCTGCCGACGATCGAGCGCGAGGTGCAGGCGTTCCTCGCCTTCGCCGCCGAGCATCCCGAGCTCGAGCTGCTCGTGACGGAGATCGGCTGCGGCATCGCCGGCTACACGCCCGAGCAGATCGCGCCGCTCTTCCTCGGCGGTCCCGGGAACGTGGTGCTGCCGGAGCGGTTCCGGGCGGTGCTCGAGCGCGACTGA
- a CDS encoding LysR substrate-binding domain-containing protein, whose protein sequence is MLDVRRLRLLRELRLRGTIAAVAAALAYAPSAVSQQLSALEREVGVPLTRKHGRRLALTPQGELLAQHAEGILAALESAERAVAASLGRPVGTVRVAVFQSAALGLVPQMLRILAETAPEVRVEMVQREPETALYDTFVGDFDLVVAEQYPGHAAPQHPGLDRQLLMTDALRLAVPPDSPVERLTDAAHLAWVMEPVGAASRHFGEQQCRVAGFEPDVRFATADLQAQMRLIETGHAVGIMNDLTWAGAEVGFRALDLPGAPRREVFTAARTASDSSPAIAAVREALAAAVPAGL, encoded by the coding sequence TTGCTCGACGTCCGACGCCTGCGACTGCTGCGCGAGCTGCGGCTGCGGGGCACGATCGCCGCGGTCGCGGCCGCGCTCGCCTACGCGCCGAGCGCCGTCTCGCAGCAGCTCTCGGCGCTCGAGCGCGAGGTCGGCGTGCCGCTCACCCGCAAGCACGGGCGCCGGCTCGCGCTCACGCCCCAGGGCGAGCTGCTCGCGCAGCATGCGGAGGGCATCCTCGCCGCCCTCGAGTCGGCGGAGCGCGCCGTGGCAGCCTCGCTCGGCCGCCCGGTCGGCACCGTGCGCGTCGCCGTCTTCCAGTCGGCCGCGCTCGGGCTCGTGCCGCAGATGCTGCGGATCCTCGCCGAGACGGCGCCGGAGGTGCGGGTCGAGATGGTGCAGCGAGAGCCCGAGACCGCGCTCTACGACACCTTCGTCGGCGACTTCGACCTCGTGGTCGCCGAGCAGTACCCGGGCCACGCGGCGCCGCAGCACCCGGGCCTCGACCGGCAGCTGCTCATGACGGATGCGCTGCGGCTCGCGGTGCCGCCCGACAGCCCCGTCGAGCGCCTCACCGATGCCGCCCACCTGGCGTGGGTGATGGAGCCGGTGGGCGCCGCCTCCCGCCACTTCGGCGAGCAGCAGTGCCGGGTCGCGGGCTTCGAGCCGGACGTGCGGTTCGCGACCGCTGACCTGCAGGCGCAGATGCGGCTGATCGAGACGGGCCACGCGGTCGGGATCATGAACGACCTGACATGGGCCGGCGCCGAGGTCGGCTTCCGCGCGCTCGACCTGCCCGGCGCGCCGCGCCGCGAGGTCTTCACGGCAGCGCGCACCGCCTCCGACAGCAGTCCCGCCATCGCGGCCGTGCGCGAGGCGCTCGCCGCGGCGGTCCCGGCGGGGCTCTGA
- a CDS encoding DinB family protein, which yields MADDRTRSLLLGALDAQRRHILDAVEGLTDAQLRTPALPSGWTPIGLVRHLTLGGERYWFRTVMAGEPLDYWPADRPELDEGRPADWRVEADESAEAVLRQYRDAIARADELIAGLALDAPPARPDPDWPEGRFADLQAVLLHVILDTATHAGHLDAALELIDGRQHLVL from the coding sequence ATGGCCGACGACCGCACCCGCTCGCTGCTGCTCGGCGCGCTCGACGCGCAGCGGCGCCACATCCTCGACGCGGTCGAGGGGCTGACGGATGCGCAGCTGCGCACGCCCGCGCTGCCGTCCGGCTGGACGCCGATCGGCCTCGTGCGGCACCTGACGCTGGGCGGCGAGCGCTACTGGTTCCGCACCGTGATGGCGGGCGAGCCGCTCGACTACTGGCCGGCGGACCGGCCGGAGCTCGACGAGGGCAGGCCCGCCGACTGGCGCGTGGAGGCGGACGAGTCGGCGGAGGCGGTGCTGCGGCAGTACCGCGACGCGATCGCGCGCGCCGACGAGCTCATCGCGGGGCTCGCGCTCGACGCCCCGCCCGCGCGGCCGGATCCGGACTGGCCGGAGGGGCGGTTCGCCGACCTCCAGGCGGTGCTCCTGCACGTCATCCTCGACACCGCCACGCATGCCGGGCACCTCGATGCGGCGCTCGAGCTCATCGACGGCCGGCAGCACCTGGTGCTCTGA
- a CDS encoding PhzF family phenazine biosynthesis protein — MTQLHDFAQIDVFSTTPYLGNPVAVVLDAGGIDDERMQRIARWTNLSETTFVSPATTPEADYRVRIFTPGGELPFAGHPTLGSAHAWLEHGGTPRSSDVIVQECEAGLVDIRRGAVLSFAAPPLRRTGNLDDADLAEIVAAFGIERSQVLAHQWVDNGPGWCVLQLASAQEVLCLDPDLSQIPTAMVGAIGAYPEGSPHAYEMRSFAPRIGVPEDPVCGSMNASVGQWLAASGAVSGSYVVSQGQRLGRAGEIVIDVDADGAVWVGGATTTCFRGSAIG, encoded by the coding sequence ATGACCCAGCTGCATGACTTCGCGCAGATCGACGTGTTCTCGACCACCCCGTACCTCGGCAATCCGGTCGCCGTCGTGCTCGACGCGGGCGGGATCGACGACGAGCGCATGCAGCGCATCGCGCGCTGGACGAACCTCTCCGAGACCACGTTCGTCTCGCCGGCCACGACGCCCGAGGCGGACTACCGCGTGCGGATCTTCACGCCGGGCGGCGAGCTGCCGTTCGCGGGTCATCCGACGCTCGGCTCGGCGCACGCGTGGCTCGAGCACGGGGGCACCCCGCGCTCGAGCGACGTCATCGTGCAGGAGTGCGAGGCCGGGCTCGTCGACATCCGGCGCGGTGCGGTGCTCTCGTTCGCCGCGCCGCCGCTGCGCCGCACCGGCAACCTCGACGACGCCGACCTCGCGGAGATCGTGGCAGCGTTCGGCATCGAGCGCTCGCAGGTGCTCGCCCACCAGTGGGTCGACAACGGGCCCGGCTGGTGCGTGCTGCAGCTCGCGAGCGCGCAGGAGGTGCTCTGCCTCGATCCGGACCTCTCGCAGATCCCCACGGCGATGGTCGGCGCGATCGGCGCCTACCCGGAGGGCTCCCCGCACGCGTACGAGATGCGCTCGTTCGCACCCCGCATCGGCGTCCCCGAGGATCCGGTCTGCGGCAGCATGAACGCCTCGGTCGGCCAGTGGCTCGCCGCGTCGGGCGCCGTGTCGGGCTCCTACGTCGTCTCGCAGGGGCAGCGCCTCGGCCGCGCGGGCGAGATCGTCATCGACGTCGATGCGGATGGCGCGGTGTGGGTCGGCGGCGCCACGACCACGTGCTTCCGCGGCAGCGCCATCGGCTGA
- a CDS encoding SRPBCC domain-containing protein, with translation MAIARTGTVTEHGESAELALERRVAADAIAVWPFLTESRELGMWFGTYAGDPDSGEVVMSMTAEEGDATTAVEILDCHAPEHLAVLTTDEHGSWSLEVEVLDGGHDAGSGATIRFTHHDVALSALPDIGAGWEWYLDRLVAALAGQPMPDWDDYYPALRDAYAA, from the coding sequence ATGGCGATCGCACGCACAGGCACGGTCACCGAGCACGGCGAGTCGGCCGAGCTCGCGCTCGAGCGGAGGGTCGCGGCCGACGCGATCGCGGTCTGGCCGTTCCTGACGGAGTCGCGCGAGCTCGGGATGTGGTTCGGCACCTACGCGGGCGACCCCGACTCGGGCGAGGTCGTCATGAGCATGACCGCCGAGGAGGGCGACGCGACGACCGCGGTCGAGATCCTCGACTGCCACGCGCCCGAGCACCTCGCGGTGCTCACCACCGACGAGCACGGCTCGTGGAGCCTCGAGGTCGAGGTCCTCGACGGCGGGCACGACGCCGGCTCGGGCGCCACGATCCGCTTCACGCACCACGACGTCGCGCTCTCGGCGCTGCCCGACATCGGCGCCGGCTGGGAGTGGTACCTCGACCGGCTGGTCGCCGCGCTCGCGGGGCAGCCGATGCCCGACTGGGACGACTACTACCCCGCGCTGCGCGACGCCTACGCCGCCTGA